A segment of the Catharus ustulatus isolate bCatUst1 chromosome 12, bCatUst1.pri.v2, whole genome shotgun sequence genome:
GTCAGCTCGCTGGGTGAGGTCTTGACCTCCTTGACACACGCCAAGAGGGCAGAGGCGCTGGTGCTCATACATTTGACACTGAGTTTGAACTGCTCCTTAGCAAATTTATCCTTGGATTTCTCACTGGCCAGCACGCAGGCGTCTGTCAGGAATTTCAAGTTCTTGGACATGTTCTGAGAAacctccagcaggagctgagggctcATATCTGCCAAAGGGGTGGTCTTCAAGACCCCGCAGCCGTGCTCCACCTCGTGCCTACATCGGGTCACCTTGTAGCGATCCACCAAGCCAGGCATGGCAGGCTGGGCGCCCGGAGTCTCCACGGCAGCCAGGTAGGCAGCGTGGGCAGAGCACTCGGTCAGGGACACCACCAGCTCCCCCATCTCCATCAGGCTTTCTCCCACCTCCCCGAAGCGTCCCATGTTGAGCTGGCTCTGGACGTCATGGGTCAGGATGGAGAGTCCTTTGGTCCTGGCAATGATCGTGTCCCTGCACTTCTCAAAGGACTCACCGAAGACAGACAGACTCTCGGTGTTCACCGGCCTGGTCTCGCTCGACAGCAAAAGCAGATCGGCCACCAGTTGCATCTTGATCTTGCAGTGGTCGCAGATAGAGATGAGCTTCTTCCTCTGcacggagctgctgctggggatgccGCCGCCGGAGACCTCGCTGCTGGACTTGCCGGAGCCACCGCTAGCCATAGCGCCGGGGGGGCACTCGCATGCCGCTCGCTaccccgctg
Coding sequences within it:
- the LOC117002161 gene encoding talin rod domain-containing protein 1-like; this translates as MASGGSGKSSSEVSGGGIPSSSSVQRKKLISICDHCKIKMQLVADLLLLSSETRPVNTESLSVFGESFEKCRDTIIARTKGLSILTHDVQSQLNMGRFGEVGESLMEMGELVVSLTECSAHAAYLAAVETPGAQPAMPGLVDRYKVTRCRHEVEHGCGVLKTTPLADMSPQLLLEVSQNMSKNLKFLTDACVLASEKSKDKFAKEQFKLSVKCMSTSASALLACVKEVKTSPSELTRNRCVLFSGPLVQSVYALVGFATEPQFLGKAATINPEGKAVQTAILGGAMSVVSACVLLTQCLRDIAQHPESSTKMSDYRERLRNSACAVSDGCNLLSQALRERSSPRTLPPVNSNSVN